The following is a genomic window from Acidobacteriota bacterium.
CGACCTGCACGCCTGCAGCCAGTGCGCGTCGTTCGATCCGGGCAGCCGCTTCGAGTGCATGCAGCCCATCGCGGCCCGCGTGACGCCGAAGCACGCCAACAACCGCTGCACGCTCTTCGAGCCACGCACGCGGGTCGAGCGGCAGACCGGTTCTTCGACACCGGCCGGCCCGGACGACGCCAAGTCGGCGTTCGACAGGCTGTTCAAGATCTGACGGCCCACCCGTATGCCCAGACCCTCGTCGGCCAGTGTGCCCGGCTGGCTGGCTGCCCTCGAAGCCCGTCACCTCGCCTCGTTGCGCTTCCCGGAGGTCTCGCGGGCGTTGCGCGCGCTGTCGTCGGCCTACGTCGAGCGGCGCGATCGGCTCGCCCGCGGAGCGGCGCTCGACGGCGGTGGGAAGCGGGCGGCGTTCGCGCTCTTCTACGGTCCGCTGCACTTCCTCACGATCCGCCACATCGTGTCGTCGCTCCCTGCCCCTCGCGGCCCCATCGACACCCTCGTCGACCTTGGCTGCGGCACGGGCGCGGCGGGTGCAGCCTGGGCCCTCGCGCTCGGGCCGCGAACCCGAGTGCACGGCGTCGACCGCCACCAGTGGGCCGTCGCCGAGGCCGACTGGACCTATCGGCAACTCGGCCTGCGCGCGCGCGTCACCCGGGCCGATGCCGGGCGCGTGCGGCTTCCAACCCGCCGGACGGCCCTCCTGGCCGGCTGGCTGGTGAACGAGGTCTCCGACGACACACGGGCGGCGTGGCTCGATCGCTGGCTCGAGGCCGCGATGCGTGGGGCCACGATCCTGGTGGTCGAGCCGATTGCGCGCGCCGCGGTGCCGTGGTGGCCGACCTGGGCCGAAGCCTTCGTTCACGCGGGCGGACGCGCCGACGAGTGGCGATTCCCGGCCGACCTCCCCGACATCGTCCGGCGGCTCGACCGGGCGGCCGGGCTGTCGCACGCCGAGCTCACGGCGCGGTCGCTGTGGCTCGACGGCAGCCGGTAGTTCGGAGTCGTGAGCCCTAGCCGGCCTGCAGCCTTCACCCTGTAGCCCGGCC
Proteins encoded in this region:
- a CDS encoding methyltransferase domain-containing protein, with product MPRPSSASVPGWLAALEARHLASLRFPEVSRALRALSSAYVERRDRLARGAALDGGGKRAAFALFYGPLHFLTIRHIVSSLPAPRGPIDTLVDLGCGTGAAGAAWALALGPRTRVHGVDRHQWAVAEADWTYRQLGLRARVTRADAGRVRLPTRRTALLAGWLVNEVSDDTRAAWLDRWLEAAMRGATILVVEPIARAAVPWWPTWAEAFVHAGGRADEWRFPADLPDIVRRLDRAAGLSHAELTARSLWLDGSR